The Papaver somniferum cultivar HN1 chromosome 6, ASM357369v1, whole genome shotgun sequence genome segment TATTCCAAAAGAGTAATAATATCACTACCCTTCTGTTGCTATATCTGAAAaattcaataaaataaaatgcaaGTTTAGTCACATACATCAGAAGGTTTATCCGACAACTGAAACGCAGCTTCTGTAGCTTTAACGTATTCACCTTCATCAACGAGTTTCCTAACTTCCGCCAGTGCTTTAGGCGCTTCAGAGTTTGTATAGTCCAGTGGCACCCCTGTCCACAGTGTATCCTCTACACAAAATAATCACTTCATCAAACAACAAAATTCTCAAATCCGTTATCCCTCCACATGAAAATCTAGCAAAATTAAACAAACTCAAGGATACACACATATATTGTGATCTCTGGGCCTATCCAATTTTCACATAATCTTACACATTAGACTGATTTATACATATGCATTTCTCACAAATTAGCTTCCAAGGAATTACAAAATGCAAGAAACCAAAGTAGTTAATTTGGACTTAAAAGGACGAAATTTTACCAGCTAATTGTGTACTATCGGTGAATTGTGATAAACAAATAATACGGATGAAGGAAGAAATCTAGTTAAACAGATAATTAATGTTGATATGAATTCAATCATACCATTAAGTTGCAGAGTTTCAGAAACAACACCACCCCAAACCATAGCTCCAAGACGTCCATTACCAATTGGTGCAGCATTAGTCCAATGTTTTGCTGGTGCAGTGAACTGAACTTTCAGAGGATCAGAAGAAGTAGTCTCTGAAAGATTTAAGCTTGGATTCCAAAAATCTATTTCTGTTGGTGGATGAACGAAAACCCATTCTCCATCTTCCTCCATGATgaaaaaatctctcaaaacaGTAGCAAAATCtagcaagagagagagagagagagagtgggaAAAGAGTTCAATTTAATTCAGTGAGCAGGAGAGAAGATGGTTGTGACAGTAACAGGATATGGAGTGATGTATACTGCACTGTACAACATTTACTTTAAAGTTTTGTCCGTTATCATTTACACGCCATGCGATCAAAGATATTGTGACATGCCACGTTTCGATGGTAAAACCGTCGTTTATTGATGATGTAATAAATCATGACAAAGTTAGTTATATACACTTATCACATCTGAATTGTCTGTTGAGCCACCCAGGTATAGTTCTGTTGAGCAGTGCTTACCTAACTAatgctggcaaacaagccaaaacccgcgggttaatccgtgcccggcccgtgaaaacccgaacccggctcggcttgttttgaaacaagccgggttcgggttggagaaatgtcggcttgtgagtaaacgggttaacccgtcccggcccgtgaacccgcgggtttaACCCGCAAACCCGTGACTCATTTTATAGTGGATGGGTATGTTTACAATGCTTCCAAGGAACCCAAAATCCTTATGACTGGAAAATGGACAGAGAGTATGAGTTATCAACCATGCGATGAGGAAGGAAAACCGCTTTCAGGAACTGAACCAAAAGAGGTCAGAGTTAATATCGAACATTATTATTCGTTTTCTTAATCCTCGTCAAATTGGTTCACATGTTTAaatatggatttgcattcttagTCTAGTATAACTTCCCGCTTTGAAAAAGCATTTTGGTGCTTATAGATTTATTTTAACGGTGCTGTTTGATATGCAGATGCGGAGAGTTCCTGATGTTCCACTCAAGGATAAATATCAGTTTACATACTTCTCACATAAGGTAAACAGTTTGGATACTGCACCTAGGCAGATGTTGGCATCAGATTCTCGTTTACGTCCTGATAGATATGCACTTGAGAAGAGAGAACTATCAAAAGTCAGCAAAGAGAAAAACAGCCTAGAGGTGAGAcagagaaaggaaaagaaaagtagAGAAGCCAACGGCGACACATTTACTCCAAAATGGTTCGACTTGACTAATGAAGTAGTAACTACACCATATGGCGAAACACCAATTTACAAATACAATTATAAGTATAATGAACACAGAGCAAAAGTGAATAGCTTAATCGAGGTTGTGCAACCGATTGAGTTCAACCCTTGGCAGTATGGACAAGAAAAGATGGCTTAATTAGCAATCCTTGTCAGTTCTGAAACGGGcaggctaacccgtgaacccgcgggttcaacccgttacggcacgggttgaaagaatgacaacccgtgaagaatttcaacccgcgggtttcaacccATATAAACCAGAACCCGTATAACCTGTAACGGGCAAGCCCCGActcgcccgtttgccagctctatacCTAACTCTCGCCGGGGACATGATTATAATGCTCCAGTAGTAAAAGTGGTAAATTgtggtatttttttttgtttttgaaagttTGGTAATTTACCCACTTTATATTGCCATACGGtataattgaaaaaaaatgatTGGTAGGTTATGgggaattttctatttttattggtcaAAACCTTGTCTTTAGATGGGGAATTGATAATTTGAATGTGTTACAGATATCAATTCCCGAAAAGAAGCTCACCTATGGTTTTTGCTGCATGGTTAGACGAGTCACGACTCACGAGTGCATGTGTATACTGTTACTTCCCTGTAATGTCATTAATGGTACCGTTGGAATGTTGTTGGTAGGACATTTTGTGGTTTTCTTTAACCTGGCTTAATTGGGGCATGCCAAATGAGATAAAATAAGGTCATTTTGAAATAAAACACAAAGCCCCTTAAccacatatttacaaaaatggCTAACCTATCCTTGATTAATTAATACTAATAAATGTGATTAaggtaattaatttagttagttaattaattgattaaaatttgaaattaggttttattttatattgaactcatggatttgggtagatttttgagttttttttttttttttgagaattctaCTTGTAACGAAATTAAATCGTACTACCCAGACGCTTATAAATATGGGATTGTAGAGTTGTTGGgtgattttatactcaaaattatagaaggaatcaacattttcagttctgaaagtatgaaaagtcggcaaggtcgacaaaaaaaaccttgccgactataagaaTTTTGACATACAAAGAAAGGTGTTTCAAATGCATGAGTAGTTGgaaaggtattaatttcataacctcccgactaaactatagtcggcaaggtattaacttaataacctgccgactaaactatagtcggcaaggtatagagATGGATATCTTGCCGACTCTGTaactgctaatttcagagatgaaaagtcgacacggtattcaaccttatactctgccgactatattttagtcggcaaggtcgacaaaaaaaaacCCTGCCGACCTttgattcgttttgattcttcgttttttttttttttgatttcacatGTATAGTTAGAATTTAGAggaaagatttttattttgatttttttttttgaatatgttttggtcggcatggttttttagtatgggcaatttggtcttttaacaccttttagacaccccttagcacactagtttggataggaataaaatgggtatacccaggggtgtcaacgggttcgggtcctcccgggtatcactagacccggacccggtCCCTAGGGGTCCGgctcctaacggttccgggtccggttcctaacggttccaggtccggttcctaaacttgtggacccagaaccggacccgtttaaatacccgggtacctgtcggttccgggtacccattgggtcttaataaaactatttaaaaaacctcaaaaacttaatatctctttttggcttgaatttaagtaatttttataaaaatttattattatttcttattatagtactaaataaaggttaaatataagagaaaaatttaaatgagtaaaatatcaaagctaaaactagcaaaaatacttgtaattttgctaaaaacatgaattaaagaatgaataaacgggtacccgatacccgcggatacccaacgggtattacccgtttggacccgtttaaattcgggtccaatcaggtaattacccgccggatcctaagtagctaatgggtccaattttaggacccggaaccggacccaaatatatcgggtccggttccggatccgggtaatgggtacccattgacagccctaagtataccccaattaatctgggtataccccaatctcgtcaTGTTCTTTATTCAATTTTTCTTGCAGATTTCACTCATCAGGTAACTATCTAACCTAACAAAATTATGTCATGGGCAAGGTGACGGAGAAACGCATGTGCGTTATTTTCGGTTCTTCTTGTAATACCATTGCACGATctgtttttgaaaatcaaaattcaaaatctgACTTTTACAATATATAACTTTTTTTTCTATGAGTATCCATACCGACTCCTCTTAGGGTATTCAAATGTACAGTTAAAAGTTGCTTTTCGGTTTCTGAAAATCGGAAAATCAAAAATCGATTTGGTAATATTATTTTAAAACAACTTCCAGAAACGGAGAAATCAATTTTTATAAAACGAAATAATTTTGTTTCTGACTTTTACTTCTAAAAAGTAGAACTTCTtatatgcaagcacgctatcggtGGAGTATCATTTTTTATACATAATAAGTCTGGAATccttatcaatatttgcatcatGATCCAAAATCTTCTATGAAgccattttttgttgttgtggtaAACACAAATTCTTTCTTGTTATTTAAGACTAAAAGATATAAGATTCAAACATCAAGTGTTATTATAATAAAATGGTAGAATTAGTGGGTGACGATGTAACGAGTCTAATGACCTGATCACGGGATTAACCATGGGAAATAACTGGATCACGGGGTGTTCACGATTCGCATCATTGTGCCTGACCCAGTCGAACATCACCTTTTGGGGCTCCATTCTCGTGTGAATGTGTCATGATGGCCCATTCCCAACCACCCCAATTTATTTTTGTTGTCTCCCGCGTTAATTAAGAAAGGACGGTCAATCAAAACGTTTGTGTAAAGGCAACATGGGAGAAGGACACCCATGGCCTACATTGAAACCTAAGTAGCGATTTATTGCAGAATTACTTTACTTTAAATAGCAGTAAAGTCAACATTCGTGCAAATGGCAATTCATATGGTAGCTTCTGCCATTATTGATAAGTTAGATTTGGAGTTGTGGAGATATGAATGCACCTATAGGAAGAAATGCATTCTACTTCACTGTAATTGGATCATGGATTCTATGATTCCTTTAGCCGAATTTACACTGTACCAGTGTTTTAAGAACTTGGACCGGTAAATCAGTAGAAAAAACGGTCTGATTCAATAATGACTCATTAACATGTTAAAAAAACTCAGTGAACTGGGTAAGCCGGACGGTTGGACCAATAACCATCAGACCCGGTCCGGTCTAATACTGGTTTGAACCTGTACTAATTTTCTGTTGCAAAGAAAACACGAATCAGATCTACAAATTTGTTTTCAGTTTGTTCTGATTTTCAAATGGAATCTTCGATTTGTTCTAAATTTATGTTATTGAACCACGTACATTTTTTTTGATCTACTAATATTCTTTCTTTTAAATCAGATCCCATCCAAAATTGGGGAAGAAGAAAACAGATCTTAGACAGAGAAACGAGATGATTAGTTTCTCGAGATTGAAGTATTTTGGATATCATTACTTCACATAATAGAAGAACGCGTCGTTTGTTTTCGCAcctaaagaagaaggagaaaagtaTGATTCTCTTTTATCTCCTCCTGTGTGTTGGTATATCTAACTGAAAAATAGaagagagaatgggaaatggacaGTGGAAGTGGGTGAGGGGTGTGAATTAGAATTTAGAAATAGGGAATATGGTTTAATTTTTCAAGTCCTTGAATTCTTTCGATAATTACTAACCACTACCCCAAGTTTTCTCACAAACGGTATCTAACTTCTTTAATTTCGATAGGATTTGTGACTACTACTTCTTAAATGGTAAAACATATTTAACACAGTGACCCACTGGTTTAACCACTGATTGAACTGTCTAACCTAGACCCAGTAATTTTACCGGTTTGATGTCCGGTCTGGGTTTTAAAACATTGCATTGTACACTAATTTCGTGTTTCCCCTAAATGTTTTTCCTTGGCTAAGCTAAAGCTGCTTAACATGAACAGGAACTGCCTTCTTATCAATATTTTAGAGGTCCTTCTACATCCACCGTCCGATAAGATTGAAATCGGGACCGATAACATGAGCTTGTTAGTTCTTGGGttgtattttttttaatagataaaggtcttcaaaaaggctaatgatccccCTCAACTGGTGGCAGTAACCAAACAGGAGGCACAAACCAGTACATAGAGGTATTGTTTGTTTTTGTCCATTGAGCTAACTCATGAGCTACAGAATTACAAA includes the following:
- the LOC113291456 gene encoding oxysterol-binding protein-related protein 3C-like: MTGKWTESMSYQPCDEEGKPLSGTEPKEMRRVPDVPLKDKYQFTYFSHKVNSLDTAPRQMLASDSRLRPDRYALEKRELSKVSKEKNSLEVRQRKEKKSREANGDTFTPKWFDLTNEVVTTPYGETPIYKYNYKYNEHRAKVNSLIEVVQPIEFNPWQYGQEKMA